The Stackebrandtia nassauensis DSM 44728 genome includes the window GTGCCGCCGACCGGGGCGGTGAGCCGCGCGCTAGAGTCGGAGGTGACTTCTACTACATGCCGTCGAAGATCACTGGGCGAATTGCCTGTCGGTAAGCGTTATCGCTGCGCACCACGCCGACGGTCGATTTGTGCAAACCTTCACAAGCATTTAGGCTTTACCGGCAACGGCGCCTTGTTGGGCGCGTAACAGCTTTCACGGGCGCTCGCCGCCCCGTGCTCACGTTTTCGGAGACAGCTTGCCTACCGGTGACCCCCGTGCGAACCCCACGGCCGATCCTCGGGACATCCCCGACGCGACGGTGGCACGCCTGCCCGAATACCTGCACGCGTTGCACACCCTCGCCGAGGCGGGGCTGAGCACCGTCTCCAGCGAGGCGCTGGCCGCCGCGGCGGGCGTCAACTCCGCCAAACTGCGCAAGGACCTGTCCCAGCTGGGCTCCTACGGGATTCGCGGCGTCGGCTACGACGTGGTCATGCTCAAGCAGCAGATCTCGGACGTGCTGGGCCTGACCCGGCACCACTCGGTGGCGCTGGTCGGCGTGGGTCACCTGGGGCAGGCGCTGGCCGGGTACGCCGGTTTCGCCAACCGGGGCTTCGCCATCTCGGCGCTGTTCGACATCTCGTCGGAGCGGGTGGGCACCATGCTGGGCGGCCTGCTGGTGCGGCACCTGGACGAACTGCCGACGGTCGTCGCCGCGGAGCGGATCTCGATCGCGATGATCACCACTCCCCCGTTGGCGGCGCAGCGTGTCGCCGACTCGCTCGTTAAGGCAGGTGTGACGAGCATCCTCAATTTCGCGCCCTGTGTCCTCGATGTGCCTGGCAACGTTGATGTCCGGAAGGTGGACCTGGCGGTGGAGCTCCAGATCCTGTCCTTCCACGAGCACCGCAAATCCCAAGGCTTGAACGAGAAGGAGGCGGTATGAACCTTCTGGTCGTAGGGGCTTCACACCGCACGGCTCCGGTGGACCTGCTGGAGAAGCTCGCCGTCGACTCCGACACCGTCTGGGCGATGACGCAACGGCTGCTGGCCGGGCGTTACGTCGAGGAGGTCGTCGTCCTGTCGACCTGCAACCGGGTGGAGATCTACGCCGCCGTCACCGGTTTCCACGGCGGTCTGGTCGACATCGCCGACGAACTGGCCGAACTGGCGGGCATGAACCGGGAGGCGCTGTCGGGGCACCTGTACATCCGGCACGAGACCCAGGCCGTCAAGCACGCCTTCGCCGTCGCCTCCGGCCTGGATTCGCTGGTGGCCGGGGAATCGCAGATCCTCGGGCAGCTGCGCGACGCCTACGACACCGCCAAGGAGTCGGGCTCGGTCTCGCGGATGCTGCACGAGCTGATGCAGCAGGCGCTGCGGGTCGGCAAACGGATCCACTCCGAGGCCAATGTGGACGCTGCGGGCCCGAGTGTCGTCAGCGCCGCGCTGGACCTCGGCGAGCAGCAATGGGACCGTGAACTGGCCGGTTCCCGGGTCCTGGTCGTCGGCGCCGGTGCCATGGGCGCGCTGGCCACGGCCGCCACCACCCGCCGGGGCGCGACTTCGGTGACCATCGCCAACCGCGACGGCGCCCGCGCCAAGCGACTGGCCGCCAACCACGGCGCCGCCACCGTCGAGTGGGACAACCTGGCCGAGGCGGTCGCACAGGCCGACGTCGTCGTGACCGCGACCGGCGCGAGCCGTCCGGTGCTGACCCTGGAGACGCTGCGCGACCGGCGCGACAGCCTGCTGATCTGCGACCTGGCGGTGCCCCGCGACGTGGCGCGCGAGGTCACGGGCCTGGCGGGCGTGCACGTCGTCGACATCGAGACGCTCAGCCAGCAGGGCCGCACCGCCCCCGACCGCGAGTACCTGGACGCGGCGCGCCGGATCCTGGCCGAGGAGGTCGAGGCCTTCTGCGGCATCGCCCGGGCGGCGCAGGTGGCGCCGACGGTCGCGGCACTGCGCACCCGCGCCGACGAGGTCGTCGACGCCGAGCTGTCGCGACTGCGCCGCCGCACCCCCGAACTGAGCGACGACCAGCGCGCCGAGGTTGCGCACACGGTTCACCGGGTAGTACGTCAACTGCTGCACCAGCCGACCGTGCGGGTGAAACAGCTGGCCGAGGAGCCGGGTGGGGAGTCCTACGCGCGAGCGTTGCGGGAACTGTTCGCACTCGACAGTCCGGGACTGGAGTCCTTGGAGGGCAACGAAACGGCCGAGGCGCTGCGTGTCGTCCCTGACGACAGCGCCGGAAACGATAATACACATTGGACTTCAATGTGACTTTTCGCGGGACGTTCGGTAAGGTCTACGCCCGGCGAGCGGCGATGACGCGCGCGCCAGCTGTGACTTTCCGCGCGATCAGCGACGGGGCGGCGATCGATATGGCTATGGAAATACCTATGGAGCGAAGTAAATGAATGATGTTCACAATCTCCCCGGACGTGTCCGATTCGTCGGAACCGGCCCCGGAGACCCGGGCCTCTTGACCAAACGGGCCCTCGACGCGATCGCCGTGGCCGATCTGGTGGTGCACGACCGCAATCTGCCGCAGCAGATGCTGGAGGCGGCGCAGGAGCACGCGGGGGACAACGCCGTGTTCACGGTGGCCGACGCGACGTCCACCGAGCTGATCAAGGACCTGATCACCGCCGCCCGCGAGGGCCGCAACGTCGCCCGGCTGCTGACCGGCGACGCGTACCCCAACGCGACCGCCCAGGACGAGATCGCCGCGATCCTGGACACCGAGGTGGCCGTCGAGGTCATCCCCGGCGTCAGCTACGCCTCCGCCGTGGCCGGTTACGCGGGCATGCCGCCCGGCGGCCTGCGCACCCTCATCGACGTCGACGACGTGTCGCAACTGGACACCACGACGCTGGCCGCCGCGATCGCCAACGGCACCCTGGTGCTCACCAGCGACGTCGCCAACCTGGCCGTGGTGCGGGACAACCTGCGCGCCACCGGCATCGACTCGGCCACCCCGGTCGCGGTCACCGGCGACGTCACCGGCGAGACCCAGTTCACCGCGACCTCCACGGTGGACACCTTCGTGGAGGCGGCGCTCGGCTTCGCCGGCCGCGTCGTCATCACCATCGGCAAGGGCGTCGAGGACCGCAACCGGCTGGGCTGGTGGGAGAACCGGCCGCTGTACGGCTGGAAGGTGCTGATCCCCCGCACCAAGGAGCAGGCCGGCGAGATGAGCGACAAGCTGCGCGAGTACGGCGCCATCCCGTGCGAGGTGCCGACCATCGCCGTCGAGCCGCCCCGCACTCCGGCCCAGATGGAACGCGCCATCAAGGGCCTGGTGGACGGCCGCTACGCCTGGATCGTGTTCACCTCCGCCAACGCCGTCAAGGCCATCTGGGAGAAGTTCGCCGAGCACGGCCTGGACGCGCGCGCCTTCGGCGGTCTCAAGATCGCCTGCGTCGGCGACGCCACCGCCGCCAAGGTCCGCTCCTTCGGCATCGAGCCGGAGCTGCTGCCCACCGGCGAGCAGTCCGGAACCGGTCTGCTGGAAGTGTTCCCGCCGCACGACACCATCCTGGACCCGGTCTCGCGGGTGCTGCTGCCGCGCGCCGACATCGCCACCGAGGCACTGTCGGCCGGGTTGCAGGAGCGCGGCTGGGAGGTCGACGACGTCACCGCCTACCGGACGGTGCGCGCCTCGCCGCCGCCCGCCGACATCCGCGACGCCATCAAGTCCGGCGGCTTCGACGCTGTGTTGTTCACCTCATCGTCGACCGTGCGGAACCTGGTCGGTATCGCCGGCAAGCCGCACGCCCGCACCGTCGTGTCGGTGATCGGCCCGCACACCGCCGAGACCGCCACCGAGTTCGGCCTGCGTGTGGACGCGCAACCGCAGCACGCCAACATGCCCAGCCTCGTCGAGGCGCTCGCCGAGTACGCGGTGGCGCTGAAGAAGCGGATGGCCGAGGCCCCGGTGAAGCAGCGTCGCGGCGCCAAGGCGCAGGGTCCGACCGCGCTACGGTTTCGGTCATGAGCGAAACCGTTGAACCTTCGGGGTTTCCGCGAATCCGGCCCCGGCGGCTGCGCCAGGGGTCCGCGATGCGCCGCATGGTCGCCGAGACCCGGGTGCACCCGTCCGACCTGATGCTGCCGATGTTCGTCCGCGAGGGACTTGACGCGCCGCGTCCCATCCCCTCGATGCCGGGCGTCATGCAGCACACCCGCGAGTCGCTGCGCAAGGCCGTCGTGGCCGCCGCGCACGCCGGGGTCGGCGGCGTCATGATCTTCGGCGTACCCGCCGAGAAGGACGCCACCGGTTCGGGCGCCATCGACCCCGACGGCATCGGCAACCTCGCGCTGGCCGACGTCACCGCCGAGGTCGGGGACTCCCTGGTGGTCGTGTCCGACCTGTGCCTCGACGAGTTCACCGACCACGGCCACTGCGGCGTGCTCGCCGCCGACGGCAGCGTCGACAACGACGCCACCCTGGAGCGGTACGCCGACATGGCCATCGCCCAGGCCCAGGCGGGCGCGCACATGCTGGGCGCTTCGGGCATGATGGACGGTCAGGTCGGCTACGTCCGCACCGCCCTGGACCGGGCCGGTTTCGAGAACACGGGCGTGTTCGCCTACGCCGTCAAGTACTCCTCGGCGGCCTTCGGGCCGTTCCGCGAGGCGGTCGAATCGGCGCTGCAGGGCGACCGCCGCAGCTACCAGCAGGACCCCGCCAACGCCCGCGAGGCGCTGCGCGAGGTCGAACTGGACGTGGCCGAGGGCGCCGACATCGTCATGGTCAAACCGGGACTGCCCTATCTGGACATCATCAGGGCGGTGTCCGAGCACGTGACGGTTCCGGTCGCGGCCTACCAGGTCTCCGGCGAATACTCCATGGTGGAGGCAGCCGCTGCCAACGGCTGGATCGACCGGGAACGCATGATGCTCGAATCACTGGTGTCGATCAAACGCGCCGGGGCCTCGATCATCGCGACCTACTGGGCCGAGGAAGCCGCGCGGCTGCTGCGCGAGGAACGTTTCTGAACCCGTGACGTCCATGCCGACGATGGAACCCGAGGCTTTCCATTCACCGTTGCGCGATCAGCTCGAGTTGTTCCTCGACGAGTACCGTGCCGCGCTGCGTGACAGCCTCGACGGCTTGACCGAGGAACAGGCCCGGCAGTCCTTGGTGGCTTCCAAGACGACGCTGCTGGGCCTGGTCAAACACGCGACCTTCGTGGA containing:
- a CDS encoding glutamyl-tRNA reductase; this encodes MNLLVVGASHRTAPVDLLEKLAVDSDTVWAMTQRLLAGRYVEEVVVLSTCNRVEIYAAVTGFHGGLVDIADELAELAGMNREALSGHLYIRHETQAVKHAFAVASGLDSLVAGESQILGQLRDAYDTAKESGSVSRMLHELMQQALRVGKRIHSEANVDAAGPSVVSAALDLGEQQWDRELAGSRVLVVGAGAMGALATAATTRRGATSVTIANRDGARAKRLAANHGAATVEWDNLAEAVAQADVVVTATGASRPVLTLETLRDRRDSLLICDLAVPRDVAREVTGLAGVHVVDIETLSQQGRTAPDREYLDAARRILAEEVEAFCGIARAAQVAPTVAALRTRADEVVDAELSRLRRRTPELSDDQRAEVAHTVHRVVRQLLHQPTVRVKQLAEEPGGESYARALRELFALDSPGLESLEGNETAEALRVVPDDSAGNDNTHWTSM
- a CDS encoding redox-sensing transcriptional repressor Rex, with the translated sequence MPTGDPRANPTADPRDIPDATVARLPEYLHALHTLAEAGLSTVSSEALAAAAGVNSAKLRKDLSQLGSYGIRGVGYDVVMLKQQISDVLGLTRHHSVALVGVGHLGQALAGYAGFANRGFAISALFDISSERVGTMLGGLLVRHLDELPTVVAAERISIAMITTPPLAAQRVADSLVKAGVTSILNFAPCVLDVPGNVDVRKVDLAVELQILSFHEHRKSQGLNEKEAV
- a CDS encoding uroporphyrinogen-III synthase: MNDVHNLPGRVRFVGTGPGDPGLLTKRALDAIAVADLVVHDRNLPQQMLEAAQEHAGDNAVFTVADATSTELIKDLITAAREGRNVARLLTGDAYPNATAQDEIAAILDTEVAVEVIPGVSYASAVAGYAGMPPGGLRTLIDVDDVSQLDTTTLAAAIANGTLVLTSDVANLAVVRDNLRATGIDSATPVAVTGDVTGETQFTATSTVDTFVEAALGFAGRVVITIGKGVEDRNRLGWWENRPLYGWKVLIPRTKEQAGEMSDKLREYGAIPCEVPTIAVEPPRTPAQMERAIKGLVDGRYAWIVFTSANAVKAIWEKFAEHGLDARAFGGLKIACVGDATAAKVRSFGIEPELLPTGEQSGTGLLEVFPPHDTILDPVSRVLLPRADIATEALSAGLQERGWEVDDVTAYRTVRASPPPADIRDAIKSGGFDAVLFTSSSTVRNLVGIAGKPHARTVVSVIGPHTAETATEFGLRVDAQPQHANMPSLVEALAEYAVALKKRMAEAPVKQRRGAKAQGPTALRFRS
- the hemB gene encoding porphobilinogen synthase; the protein is MSETVEPSGFPRIRPRRLRQGSAMRRMVAETRVHPSDLMLPMFVREGLDAPRPIPSMPGVMQHTRESLRKAVVAAAHAGVGGVMIFGVPAEKDATGSGAIDPDGIGNLALADVTAEVGDSLVVVSDLCLDEFTDHGHCGVLAADGSVDNDATLERYADMAIAQAQAGAHMLGASGMMDGQVGYVRTALDRAGFENTGVFAYAVKYSSAAFGPFREAVESALQGDRRSYQQDPANAREALREVELDVAEGADIVMVKPGLPYLDIIRAVSEHVTVPVAAYQVSGEYSMVEAAAANGWIDRERMMLESLVSIKRAGASIIATYWAEEAARLLREERF